In a single window of the Cydia pomonella isolate Wapato2018A chromosome 2, ilCydPomo1, whole genome shotgun sequence genome:
- the LOC133533184 gene encoding dopamine receptor 2-like isoform X1 — protein sequence MNASDLDILVARGQLEILKGPEYDFGATTYNPVLDFNATFENSTGLNSTSGDTWDDYVKLLQDRALLVSFLLLFSLTTVFGNMLVILAVVRERYLHTSTNYFVTSLAVADCLVGLVVMPFSAMYEVLEHTWFFGVDWCDVWRSLDVLFSTASILNLCVISLDRYWAITDPITYPMKMSGRKAAFLIAAVWVCSGTISFPAIAWWRAVRLEEVPDYKCPFTENLGYIIFSSTISFYLPLFVMVFTYYRIYRAATIQTRSLKIGTKSIMRPSGELELTLRIHRGGTVRQRSDACHGVCTPEEADQEPLTALQNNGLSRSSTRLTNVATHGKHLPKNFSLSRKLAKFAKEKKAAKTLGIVMGVFIVCWLPFFVVNLLSGICSACIAHEEVVNMIVTWLGWVNSSMNPVIYACWSRDFRRAFLRILCVCCPRKLRRKYQPQLRSKQSQV from the coding sequence ATGAATGCCAGCGATCTGGATATACTAGTGGCAAGAGGCCAACTGGAGATACTAAAAGGACCAGAGTATGATTTCGGTGCTACTACCTACAACCCTGTCCTCGACTTTAATGCCACCTTCGAAAACTCCACTGGCTTGAACTCTACGAGCGGAGATACATGGGACGACTATGTTAAGCTGCTCCAAGACCGAGCGCTACTCGTTAGCTTCTTGCTCCTATTCTCCTTGACGACAGTGTTCGGCAACATGCTAGTCATTCTAGCTGTCGTGCGGGAACGGTATCTACACACCTCCACTAACTATTTTGTGACGTCCCTTGCAGTAGCGGATTGCCTCGTCGGTTTAGTAGTAATGCCATTTTCGGCAATGTACGAAGTGTTAGAGCATACCTGGTTTTTTGGAGTGGATTGGTGTGATGTTTGGCGGTCATTAGACGTTTTATTTAGCACTGCTTCCATACTTAACTTGTGCGTGATCTCTCTTGACCGCTACTGGGCTATTACCGACCCCATAACATATCCAATGAAAATGAGCGGACGGAAAGCCGCTTTCCTGATTGCGGCCGTATGGGTATGTTCCGGGACTATATCGTTTCCCGCTATTGCGTGGTGGCGAGCCGTGCGATTGGAGGAAGTGCCGGATTATAAGTGTCCGTTTACGGAAAACTTAGGATACATTATATTCTCATCGACAATATCGTTTTATTTGCCTCTGTTTGTGATGGTGTTCACTTATTATCGCATTTATCGCGCGGCGACTATTCAGACGCGATCGTTGAAAATCGGCACTAAGTCGATAATGCGCCCGAGTGGCGAGTTAGAGTTGACGTTAAGAATCCACCGTGGTGGCACGGTACGTCAGCGCAGCGACGCTTGCCACGGCGTATGTACGCCAGAGGAAGCGGACCAGGAGCCGCTCACGGCGCTGCAGAACAACGGCCTCTCTCGTTCTTCCACGCGCCTTACGAACGTCGCCACTCATGGCAAACATTTGCCAAAAAACTTCTCTTTGTCGCGTAAACTGGCCAAATTCGCGAAAGAGAAGAAAGCAGCAAAAACTTTGGGAATAGTGATGGGAGTGTTTATAGTGTGCTGGCTGCCATTTTTCGTGGTGAACCTGCTATCGGGGATTTGCTCGGCGTGCATCGCGCACGAGGAGGTGGTCAACATGATTGTCACGTGGCTAGGCTGGGTCAACTCTTCAATGAACCCGGTCATCTACGCCTGTTGGAGCAGAGATTTTCGTAG